In one Shewanella loihica PV-4 genomic region, the following are encoded:
- the cysK gene encoding cysteine synthase A, which produces MSKIFEDNSYTIGNTPLVRLNRVSKGNVLAKVEARNPSFSVKCRIGANMIWDAEKKGLLTKDKELIEPTSGNTGIALAYVAAARGYKLTLTMPNTMSLERRKLLKALGANLVLTEGAKGMKGAIDKAEELRQSAPEKYLILGQFDNPANPEIHEKTTGPEIWNDTDGEVDVVVAGVGTGGTITGVSRYIKQTQGKAITSVAVEPADSPVIGQTMAGQPVQPGPHKIQGIGAGFIPGNLDLDVIDRVEAVTNEEAIEMAQRLMKEEGILVGISSGAAVVAANRIADLPEFEGKNIVVILPSAAERYLSSVLFQGQFGDAENVQ; this is translated from the coding sequence ATGAGTAAAATTTTCGAAGACAATTCATATACCATAGGTAATACACCTCTTGTTCGCCTAAATCGCGTCAGCAAGGGAAATGTGCTCGCCAAGGTTGAGGCCCGTAACCCTAGCTTTAGTGTAAAGTGTCGTATTGGCGCGAATATGATTTGGGACGCCGAAAAGAAGGGCTTGCTCACTAAAGACAAAGAATTGATTGAGCCGACCTCAGGCAACACAGGTATTGCACTGGCCTATGTCGCCGCGGCCCGTGGTTATAAGCTAACCCTGACCATGCCAAACACCATGAGCCTCGAGCGTCGCAAACTGCTTAAAGCCTTGGGTGCCAATCTTGTGCTGACCGAAGGTGCCAAGGGTATGAAGGGCGCCATCGACAAGGCTGAAGAGCTGCGTCAATCTGCGCCAGAAAAATATCTGATCTTGGGCCAATTCGATAATCCAGCAAACCCAGAGATCCATGAGAAGACCACAGGTCCAGAGATCTGGAACGACACAGACGGTGAAGTCGATGTGGTTGTGGCGGGCGTGGGTACCGGCGGCACCATTACCGGTGTGAGTCGTTATATCAAGCAAACCCAAGGCAAGGCTATCACCTCGGTTGCAGTTGAGCCTGCAGACTCTCCTGTCATTGGCCAGACCATGGCCGGTCAACCTGTGCAGCCTGGTCCACATAAGATCCAAGGTATCGGCGCAGGTTTCATCCCAGGCAACCTAGACCTTGACGTGATCGATCGCGTAGAAGCCGTGACCAACGAAGAAGCGATCGAGATGGCCCAGCGCCTGATGAAAGAGGAAGGTATCCTGGTAGGTATCTCTTCGGGTGCAGCGGTTGTTGCGGCAAACCGTATCGCCGACTTGCCAGAGTTTGAAGGCAAGAACATAGTGGTGATCCTGCCATCTGCGGCCGAACGTTACCTCTCTTCTGTCCTGTTCCAAGGCCAATTTGGCGACGCGGAAAACGTTCAGTAA
- a CDS encoding TetR/AcrR family transcriptional regulator, protein MQQPLSYVGRITHRADGEARRVAILEATLRLIVKEGVRGVRHRAVATEAQVPLASTTYYFKDIKDLISDALTYFAEKTLWMNNTLEQKSFQLLEVLKADSHQVAPDKVAAHLTEFLCEHIQTQVSHRDDRILEVAFHEEALRNPALAEAIQLLDNGFVSTIEQFFTALGSTTANADAHQLLGLIRWVEYQSIISGNLDSDFLQQTLGACIDKILRAIK, encoded by the coding sequence ATGCAGCAACCTCTTAGTTATGTTGGACGTATCACCCACAGGGCCGATGGTGAGGCGCGGCGCGTGGCTATCTTAGAGGCGACTCTAAGGTTGATCGTCAAGGAGGGGGTTCGCGGCGTGCGTCATCGCGCCGTGGCAACAGAGGCGCAGGTACCGCTTGCCTCGACCACCTATTACTTTAAAGATATCAAAGATCTGATCAGCGACGCCTTAACCTACTTTGCCGAAAAAACTCTGTGGATGAACAACACTCTAGAGCAGAAGAGTTTTCAGCTGCTCGAGGTGCTTAAGGCAGACAGTCACCAAGTGGCCCCGGACAAGGTGGCGGCGCATCTGACCGAATTTCTCTGTGAACATATTCAAACCCAAGTGAGTCACAGGGACGATCGTATTCTGGAGGTGGCGTTTCACGAAGAGGCGCTGCGCAATCCCGCGCTCGCCGAAGCGATTCAACTGTTGGACAATGGCTTTGTCAGCACTATCGAGCAGTTTTTTACCGCCTTAGGATCAACCACGGCCAATGCCGATGCCCATCAGCTGTTGGGGCTGATTCGTTGGGTGGAGTATCAGAGCATTATCAGTGGCAATCTGGACAGCGACTTTTTGCAGCAGACCCTTGGCGCCTGTATCGACAAGATCCTGCGCGCCATAAAATAA
- a CDS encoding methyltransferase, with amino-acid sequence MDFYQSPKQISAFDAKFEAQKIAFAPITFQVARCLLKFDLLAQIEAKPGSSRPQLASLVDLSDYAVGVLLDMALSMGLVWQDDQGFHLDKIGHFLLHDEMSRVNLNFNHDVCYQGMFELDKALENGEASGLKVFGDWQTIYPGLSQLPPAAKQSWFEFDHFYSDHAFGTVLPLIFKAEPKTLVDIGGNTGKWALACTRYDAEVEVTIMDLPGQLKVAMENAKDKGLSDRIHGFECDLLKADTPFFKGGDLYWMSQFLDCFSEEQILTILKLAAANMASHSELCILETFWDRQPCEAGAYCVNATSLYFTAMANGNSRMYHSKDLLKLISSAGLYVDEDIDNIGLGHTLLRCRRKP; translated from the coding sequence ATGGACTTTTACCAATCGCCGAAACAGATATCGGCATTTGATGCCAAATTTGAAGCACAAAAAATCGCATTCGCTCCAATAACCTTCCAGGTTGCCCGTTGCCTGCTGAAATTCGATCTATTAGCCCAAATCGAAGCTAAACCTGGCTCGAGCCGCCCACAGCTCGCGAGTCTGGTTGATCTATCAGACTATGCCGTCGGTGTCCTGCTGGATATGGCCCTGAGCATGGGACTCGTCTGGCAAGATGATCAAGGCTTTCACCTGGACAAGATAGGCCACTTCCTGCTTCACGATGAGATGTCCAGAGTCAACCTTAACTTCAACCATGACGTTTGTTATCAAGGGATGTTCGAGCTCGACAAGGCATTGGAGAATGGCGAAGCCAGTGGTCTGAAGGTGTTTGGCGATTGGCAGACCATCTATCCTGGCCTAAGCCAGCTGCCACCGGCGGCCAAGCAGAGCTGGTTCGAATTCGACCACTTCTATTCCGATCACGCCTTTGGCACTGTGCTGCCACTGATCTTTAAGGCCGAGCCGAAGACACTGGTGGATATAGGTGGTAACACGGGAAAATGGGCACTCGCCTGCACCCGCTACGATGCCGAGGTCGAAGTCACCATCATGGATCTCCCGGGTCAGCTGAAGGTCGCCATGGAAAATGCCAAAGACAAGGGCTTGAGTGACCGTATCCATGGCTTCGAATGCGATCTGTTAAAGGCAGATACGCCCTTCTTTAAGGGAGGGGATCTTTACTGGATGAGTCAGTTCTTAGATTGCTTCTCCGAGGAGCAGATACTGACCATATTAAAACTAGCCGCCGCCAATATGGCTTCCCATAGCGAACTCTGTATCTTAGAGACCTTCTGGGACAGACAACCCTGCGAAGCCGGTGCCTATTGTGTCAATGCCACCTCGCTCTACTTCACTGCCATGGCAAACGGCAATAGCCGCATGTACCACTCGAAAGATCTGCTCAAGCTGATCTCATCGGCGGGCCTCTATGTCGACGAGGATATCGATAACATAGGACTAGGTCATACCTTGCTGCGCTGTCGTAGAAAGCCTTAA
- a CDS encoding TonB-dependent receptor: protein MQPNSILAKAVRFALIGGAATAALSVPAVYSADEDSVERIQVTGSRIKRTDMETATPVTVMSAEDMAKQGFTNVQDALESLTSTTSAMTTQSVHGFTPAASSISLRGAGANRTLTLINGKRLNQYPKPSGGTDNFVDTANLPMEAVQRIEVLQSGGSAIYGADAVGGVINIILKKDFEGVALKYRHGDTTNGGGGSDRIALSLGASSDRGNVSTFIEFTDNEQLKATDRENFGLHTDKVPYSEFSAYSSYGARIVGSGTGARQLTEEECTAGGYLWTGSLCGFDRSEWRDLQPKSSRFISSTNFNYELADDISFVGRLDFAEAKSTTNIEPMAINDYDIKVAGNSVTVSNGDLSKTFNDKTTALGGDFANATDGDYNYLRRLHEFSNRAGETKTRNYFFTAGLEGTLADEYSWDASVNYGRTNVDVFRSGYATVGGMFDYITAGENGNSLLKNMSAEDVEQASYSPFEKAQSTQKNIQANISGMAFEMPAGDAQFAFGAEYTEQDYETNTDSESKKGNILTTGGSSGAGERSFWATYAELSLPVLDVLTVDAALRYDRYDDFGGNLSPQLTIEYRPLSELLVRGSISSVFRAPDMHRVYGDATKGFSTVIDFKQCQALGGIPGQGYPGDETLNAVCKELHVDTTTGANKDLEAETGYTANIGAVWGGDALNASFDLWEWKLDDMVSDISASKAAREYEQYESMLTRDASGTITHVNAVAQNLAFQKVRGLDITAGYSWDLDNIGELKLNFTGTYILLSEYQLSPTDPVEDDLENGGLPQYRANVVLGYYIDDFEATLGAYHTARMHGVQYKTFKQSAIDNNEAFDESAHEVASQTKWNLTAGYNITDAIKVKAGVVNLFDAGPNFDPTDTSWPHYPRSVYNARGREWFLEGEVKF from the coding sequence ATGCAGCCTAATTCTATATTGGCTAAAGCTGTTCGTTTCGCATTAATTGGTGGTGCCGCGACGGCAGCACTAAGCGTACCTGCCGTTTATTCGGCGGACGAAGACAGCGTAGAACGTATTCAAGTAACAGGTTCACGTATTAAGCGTACCGATATGGAAACGGCTACACCTGTTACCGTCATGAGCGCAGAAGACATGGCGAAACAGGGTTTCACTAACGTTCAAGATGCGTTGGAAAGCCTAACTTCAACCACCAGTGCAATGACCACCCAGTCAGTTCATGGTTTCACACCAGCCGCCTCATCTATCAGTCTACGTGGCGCCGGTGCTAACCGTACTTTGACACTGATCAATGGTAAGCGTCTAAACCAATATCCAAAGCCATCTGGTGGTACCGATAACTTCGTAGATACTGCTAACCTACCTATGGAAGCGGTACAACGTATCGAAGTACTGCAATCTGGTGGTTCTGCTATTTACGGTGCTGACGCCGTTGGTGGTGTGATCAACATCATCCTGAAAAAAGACTTCGAAGGTGTAGCACTTAAGTACCGTCACGGTGACACCACAAACGGTGGCGGCGGAAGTGACCGTATCGCGCTTTCTCTAGGTGCTTCATCTGATCGCGGTAACGTATCGACTTTCATCGAATTTACCGATAACGAGCAGCTAAAAGCGACTGATCGTGAAAACTTCGGTCTACACACTGACAAAGTACCATACAGCGAATTTTCTGCTTACAGCTCATACGGTGCTCGCATCGTAGGTTCTGGTACTGGCGCACGTCAACTGACTGAAGAAGAATGTACCGCTGGCGGTTACCTGTGGACTGGCTCTCTGTGTGGTTTCGACCGTTCAGAATGGCGCGACCTACAACCTAAGAGCTCACGTTTCATCAGCTCAACCAACTTCAACTATGAGCTGGCCGATGACATTAGCTTCGTAGGTCGTTTAGATTTCGCCGAAGCGAAATCTACCACTAACATCGAGCCTATGGCGATCAATGACTACGACATCAAAGTCGCAGGCAACAGCGTCACCGTAAGCAATGGCGATCTAAGCAAGACTTTCAACGACAAGACTACTGCCCTAGGCGGTGACTTCGCCAACGCAACCGATGGTGATTACAACTACCTACGTCGTCTACACGAGTTCAGCAACCGTGCTGGCGAGACTAAGACGCGTAACTACTTCTTCACCGCTGGTCTGGAAGGCACACTGGCTGATGAATACAGCTGGGATGCATCAGTTAACTACGGCCGTACTAACGTAGACGTGTTCCGCAGTGGCTATGCTACTGTTGGCGGCATGTTCGACTACATCACTGCCGGTGAAAACGGCAACTCTCTGCTGAAGAACATGAGCGCAGAAGATGTAGAACAAGCCTCTTACTCACCATTTGAGAAGGCTCAGTCTACTCAGAAGAACATCCAGGCTAACATCTCTGGTATGGCGTTCGAAATGCCAGCGGGTGACGCTCAGTTTGCATTCGGTGCTGAGTACACAGAGCAAGACTATGAAACCAACACAGATTCAGAGTCTAAGAAAGGTAACATCCTTACCACTGGTGGTTCTTCAGGTGCCGGTGAGCGTTCTTTCTGGGCAACTTATGCCGAATTGAGCCTACCTGTTCTTGACGTACTGACTGTCGACGCGGCACTACGTTATGACCGCTACGATGATTTCGGTGGCAACCTGTCTCCACAGTTGACTATTGAATACCGTCCACTAAGCGAACTATTGGTTCGTGGTTCTATCAGCTCAGTATTCCGCGCACCAGACATGCATCGTGTATATGGTGATGCGACTAAGGGCTTCTCTACTGTTATCGATTTCAAACAGTGTCAAGCACTTGGTGGTATTCCAGGTCAGGGCTACCCAGGCGATGAAACACTGAATGCTGTTTGTAAGGAACTTCACGTAGACACTACAACAGGTGCTAACAAAGATCTGGAAGCCGAAACTGGTTACACAGCTAACATAGGCGCGGTATGGGGCGGTGATGCACTCAACGCATCATTCGACCTATGGGAATGGAAACTGGATGACATGGTTAGCGACATCAGCGCTAGCAAGGCTGCTCGTGAATACGAACAGTACGAAAGCATGCTGACTCGTGATGCAAGCGGCACTATCACTCACGTGAACGCCGTTGCACAGAACCTGGCATTCCAAAAAGTACGTGGTTTAGATATCACTGCTGGTTATAGCTGGGATCTGGACAACATTGGTGAGCTGAAGCTTAACTTCACCGGTACTTACATCCTGTTGTCTGAGTACCAACTGTCACCAACTGATCCAGTTGAAGACGATCTAGAAAACGGTGGTCTGCCACAGTACCGTGCAAACGTTGTACTGGGTTACTACATCGATGACTTCGAAGCGACCTTAGGTGCTTACCACACTGCGCGTATGCACGGTGTTCAATACA